From Penicillium digitatum chromosome 5, complete sequence, one genomic window encodes:
- a CDS encoding putative pol polyprotein — translation MLEQAINRELKGMLLHHEPPKGDYLDLARFLQNLENRRVQYDSGPSTAPRTYSAAIRTAPKAPELNSGRPGPEQTATTPPVNPDAMDLSAIRRRYEQPLRRRGDPPF, via the coding sequence ATGCTCGAACAAGCAATCAACCGAGAACTGAAAGGGATGTTACTGCATCATGAACCGCCTAAGGGAGACTACCTCGATCTAGCGAGGTTCCTCCAGAACCTGGAAAACCGCCGAGTCCAATACGACAGCGGTCCGTCGACCGCCCCACGGACCTACTCTGCTGCCATaagaaccgccccgaaagcccctgaactgaactctggtagacccggtcctgagcagaccgctaccaccccgCCTGTGAACCCTGACGCTATGGACCTGTCCGCCATCCGCCGCCGCTATGAACAGCCTCTCCGTCGAAGAGGAGACCCGCCGTTCTGA